A stretch of Brassica napus cultivar Da-Ae chromosome C6, Da-Ae, whole genome shotgun sequence DNA encodes these proteins:
- the LOC106424802 gene encoding uncharacterized protein LOC106424802 has translation MILHSLSQSRRLAKWAIELSEYDVEYHPRTCAKSQVLADFLVELPTGDMTNTEQDSTWVLHVDGSSSKLGSEIGIRLTSPTGEILEQSFRLEFHASNNEAEYEALIAALRLAHGLKICNIHAYCDSQLVANQYSGEYEARDERMDAYLKLVQDLAQDFNHFALTRIPRSENTQANALATLASSPDPGLKWIIPVEFIEHPSIGPSVIANLIWGQIEDAEEIEDSPEGNMDQPEYGCDSPWLEPIRAYIVDGMLPAEKWAARKIKTQAARYVTVEGEIYKWRFSGPLMTCAEGEKQRKVMEEVHSGSCGNHSGGRSLAVKIKRHGYYWPTMIKDCEKFVRKCEKCQRHAPTIHRPAEVLSSISSMYPFMRWSMDIVGPLCNSKSYASIKDVQVENFVWRNIITRHGVPYEMVTDNGSQFISTRFEAFCEKWKIRLNKSTPRYPQCNGQAETINKPSLTS, from the coding sequence ATGATTCTGCACAGTCTGAGTCAGTCAAGACGGCTCGCGAAATGGGCAATCGAACTGAGCGAGTACGATGTCGAGTACCACCCAAGAACCTGCGCAAAATCTCAGGTGCTGGCGGATTTCTTAGTAGAATTGCCCACGGGGGATATGACCAACACAGAACAAGATTCAACTTGGGTTCTTCACGTCGATGGATCATCATCCAAACTAGGATCCGAAATTGGGATTCGGCTCACGTCACCCACCGGGGAAATCTTGGAGCAGTCGTTTCGGTTAGAATTCCATGcatcaaacaacgaggccgaatatgAAGCACTCATTGCAGCATTACGACTAGCCCATGGGCTGAAGATTTGCAACATCCATGCTTACTGCGATTCTCAGTTAGTCGCAAATCAATACAGCGGAGAATACGAGGCAAGGGACGAAAGAATGGACGCATATCTAAAACTCGTCCAGGACCTGGCCCAAGACTTCAACCACTTCGCCCTCACCAGAATTCCTCGCTCGGAAAACACCCAAGCAAATGCCTTGGCCACGCTCGCGTCAAGCCCGGATCCAGGACTAAAATGGATAATCCCCGTGGAATTCATTGAACACCCGAGCATCGGACCGTCGGTGATCGCCAATCTGATTTGGGGACAAATCGAAGATGCGGAGGAAATCGAAGATTCACCAGAAGGAAACATGGATCAGCCGGAATACGGTTGCGACAGCCCATGGCTAGAGCCGATCCGAGCCTACATAGTCGACGGAATGCTGCCCGCCGAGAAATGGGCGGCACGCAAAATTAAAACCCAAGCCGCACGATATGTTACGGTAGAGGgagaaatctacaaatggagattctctgGCCCACTCATGACCTGCGCCGAGGGAGAGAAACAGAGAAAAGTGATGGAAGAGGTCCATTCCGGATCGTGCGGAAACCACTCCGGCGGAAGGTCACTCGCAGTCAAAATAAAACGCCACGGTTATTACTGGCCAACTATGATCAAAGACTGCGAGAAATTCgtacgaaaatgcgaaaaatgccaaaggcacgcgCCCACCATCCATCGACCAGCGGAGGTCCTCTCGTCCATTTCATCTATGTATCCCTTTATGCGATGGTCCATGGATATCGTCGGACCTTTATGCAATTCAAAATCCTACGCAAGTATCAAAGACGTACAAGTCGAGAACTTCGTATGGAGGAACATTATCACCAGGCACGGGGTCCCTTACGAAATGGTAACAGACAACGGATCTCAGTTCATCTCTACCCGATTTGAAGCGTTCTGCGAGAAGTGGAAGATACGGCTGAACAAGTCAACTCCTAGATATCCACAATGTAACGGCCAGGCAGAGACCATTAACAAACCGTCCTTGACGAGTTAA